The following proteins are encoded in a genomic region of Ailuropoda melanoleuca isolate Jingjing chromosome 10, ASM200744v2, whole genome shotgun sequence:
- the CARHSP1 gene encoding calcium-regulated heat-stable protein 1 translates to MSSEPPPPPQPPTHQTSVGLLDTQRARDRSPSPLRGNVVPSPLPTRRTRTFSATVRASQGPVYKGVCKCFCRSKGHGFITPADGGPDIFLHISDVEGEYVPVEGDEVTYKMCSIPPKNEKLQAVEVVITHLAPGTKHETWSGHVVSS, encoded by the exons ATGTCATCTGAACCTCCGCCGCCGCCACAGCCCCCAACCCACCAGACTTCGGTGGGGCTGCTGGACACCCAGCGGGCCCGAGATCGGTCACCATCGCCTCTTCGGGGCAACGTGGTCCCCAGCCCACTGCCCACCCGCCGGACAAGGACCTTCTCAGC GACGGTGCGGGCTTCTCAAGGTCCTGTCTACAAAGGAGTCTGCAAATGTTTCTGTCGATCCAAGGGCCATGGCTTCATTACCCCGGCCGATGGCGGCCCCGACATCTTCCTGCACATTTCTGA TGTGGAAGGGGAGTATGTCCCCGTGGAAGGCGACGAGGTCACCTATAAGATGTGCTCCATCCCCCCCAAGAACGAGAAGCTGCAAGCCGTGGAGGTGGTCATCACCCATCTGGCCCCGGGCACCAAGCACGAGACCTGGTCCGGCCATGTCGTCAGCTCCTAG